Sequence from the Streptomyces sp. R33 genome:
TGATCGTGTCGACGGCCAGAGCGGTCTTGCCGGTCTGACGGTCACCAATGATCAGCTGACGCTGGCCACGGCCGATCGGCACCATCGCGTCGACGGCCTTGTAGCCGGTCTGCATGGGCTCGTGCACCGACTTACGGACCATGACGCCCGGGGCCTGCAGCTCGAGGGCGCGGCGGCCTTCGGTCGCGATCTCGCCGAGGCCGTCGATCGGGTTGCCGAGCGGGTCGACGACGCGGCCGAGGTAGCCCTCGCCGACACCTACGGAGAGAACCTCACCGGTGCGCTGCACCGGCTGGCCCTCCTCGATACCGCTGAACTCGCCGAGGACGATCGCACCGATCTCGCGCTCCTCGAGGTTGAGGGCGAGACCGAGGGTGCCGTCCTCGAACTTCAGCAGCTCGTTCGCCATGGCGGAGGGCAGGCCCTCCACCTTCGCGATGCCGTCGCCGGCAACGCTGACCGTTCCGACCTCCTCGCGCGAGGCCGCGTCCGGCTGGTACGACTGGACAAAGTTCTCCAGTGCGTCCCGGATCTCCTCCGGCCGGATCGTGAGCTCCGCCATCTGGGTTCCCTGCTCTCCTTGTTGGGCCTGAAGCTTCTTAGGGGTCTGGGGGCGACCCCCAGGAATCTTCTGCAAGTTCTGCACGGCCCAACCGGGCCGCTGGAAATGCGTTGTTCTATTGGTGGCCGGTCAGCCGGCCATGCGGCGCGACGCCTCGGCGAGGCGGTCCGCGATGCTGCCGTCGATGACCTCGTCGCCGACCCGCACGGTGATCCCGCCGAGGACCGCGGGGTCCACGTCGAGGTTCAGGTGCATCTGGCGGCCGTACAGCTTGGCCAGGACCGCGCCGAGACGCTGCTTCTGCACGTCGCTGAGCGGAACCGCGGTGGTCACGGTGGCGACCATGCGGTCACGGCGCTCGGCGGCGAGCTTGGAGAGGGACTCGAGTCCCGCTTCCAGGCTACGTCCACGCGGGTGCGTGACGAGACGCGTGACGAGACGCTCGGTGACGGCGTTCGCCTTGCCGCCGAGCAGGCTGCCGAGCAGCGTGCTCTTGGCGGCGGCGGTGGCCGCCCGGTCGGTCAGCGCGGCGCGCAGCTCGGTGTTCGAGGCGACGATCCGGCCGAAGCGGAACAGCTCGTCCTCGACGTTGTCGAGCGCGCCTGCCTGCTGGGCCGCCGTGAGGTCGGCGGTGGCCGCCAGCTCCTCGAGCGAGTCCACCAGGTCGCGGGACTGCGACCAGCGGGACCGGGCCATGCCCGACACCAGGTCGAGGGCTTCCCCGCCCACCTGGCCGGACAGCAGACGGCCGACCAGCTCGGCCTTGGCCTCGCCGGACTGCGCCGGGTCCGTGATGACCCGACGCAGCGAGACCTCACGGTCGAGCAGCGCGGTGACGGCAGCCAGCTCACCGGCGAGCTTCGCCGCGTCGACGGACGTGTTGTCCGTCAGCGCGTCGAGACGCTCGCGCGCGGAGGCCAGCGCCTCGCGGCTCGCTCCGTTCATCGGGCCGCCTCGGCCTTCTCCTCGAGCTCGCTGAGGAAGCGGTCGATGGTGCGGCTCTGCCGGGCGTGGTCCTCGAGGGACTCACCGACGAGCTTTCCGGCCAGGTCGGTGGCGAGCTTGCCCACGTCCTGACGCAGTGCCTGCGAGGCGGCCTTGCGGTCGGCCGCGATCTGGGCGTGGCCGGCAGCGATGATCTCCTCACGCTGCCGCTGGCCCTCTGCGCGCAGTTCTTCCTTGAGCGCAGTGCCCTGCTCCAGCGCTTCCTGGCGCAGGCGCGCGGCCTCGTGCCGGGCTTCGGCGAGCTGGGCCTTGTACTGCTCCAGCACGCTCTGGGCCTCGGTCTGAGCGGCCTCAGCCTTCTCGATACCGCCCTCGATCTGCTCGCGACGCTCGTCCAGAACCTTGTTGATGTTCGGGAGGAGCTTCTTCGCGAGGAAACCGAAGACGATGACGAAGGCGATCAGACCGATGACGAGCTCGGGGATCGGCGGGACGAGCGGGTTTTCCGTCTCGGCCGCGAGAACCAGGAGGTTCACATCAGTGCCTTTCGTCTAATCGGACTAGTGGTCGCGGTTCGTCAGCTGTAGACGAACGGCATGACCAGACCGATGAGGGCGAGCGCCTCACAGAAGGCGAAGCCGAGGATCTGGTTGGCGCGGATCAGACCGGCAGCCTCGGGCTGACGGGCGAGAGCCTGCGTGCCGTTACCGAAGATGATGCCGACGCCGACACCCGGGCCGATGGCCGCGAGACCGTAACCAACGGAGCTGAGGGAGCCGGTGACGCCTTCGGCGGCAGCGAGGATCTGGGACATGCCAGTTCTTCCTTCTCTTTCACGGACCGGTGGGGGTTGGCCACCGGACGACAGGGGGTTTGGGGGAGGGCGGGACTCAGTGGTGCTCGGCGAGTGCGCCCTGGATGAAGCTGCAGGCCAGCAGTACGAAGACGTAGGCCTGGACAGCCTGGATGAAGAGCTCGAAGGCCGTCATCACGATGACCATGATGAAAGAGACGCCCGCGTAGGCGATCCCGATCCCGTTCAGCAGGTACCAGCTGGCGATGGTGAACAGCAGCAGCAGGGTGTGACCGGCGAACATGTTCGCGAACAGTCGGACCGCGTGGGTGAACGGGCGCACCAGGACGTTCGAGAAGAACTCGATGACCATGACCAGGGGCAGGACGCCGCCGAGCGACTTGTCGTAGCCCGTCAGGTTCTTGAGTCCGCCGACGAAGCCGTGACGCTTGAACGTCACCGACATCCAGATGAAGTAGACGATCGCCGCGAGGGCCGCCGGGTACGCGATGATCGCGGTCACCGGGAACTGGGCCACGGGGACGATCGACCAGACGTTCAGGACCCAGACGAAGAAGAACAGCGACACCATGAAGGGGACGTACTTCTCGCCCTCCTTCTTGCCCAGCGTCTCGTACACGATGCCGCGGCGCACGAAGTCGTAACCGGCCTCGGCGACCATCTGCAGCTTGCCCGGTACGACCTTCGGCTTCCGGAACGCGGCCCAGAAGAAGGCGACGATGATCACCGAGCCCAGGAGGGCCAGCAGCATCGGCTTGTTGAAGTACGCACTGGTGGTGCCGGCTTCGCCCCACAGCGGCTCGAAGAGGAACGAGTGCAGGCCCGGGCCGGGGAAGCCACATCCGTCGAAGATGTGACAGTCGGTCTCGAAAGCGAGCACCTGCGTCAGGTCAGCACTCACCGCGGGCTCCTTCAGCGTGGCGCATAGGTACGGCAACCTCGTTGTGTCGGCGCGGCGCACAGCCGCTGTTCGGCACTGGACTGGTGTTACGGGTGTGGGGGCGGCGATCAGGCATCGAGCCTCGCGATGGAACAGGCGTCAGCTCAGATGCCCGCGCCCGCAATGCCGCAGTTGGAACCGGACGATAGCAGCATCTCGAACGCTCGCTTATCCCGGCCCTACCCCTCACGACTTCGGCCCCGAATTCTCGGGCTTGTCGCCCTTCGTCGAGTCCGGTTCGACGTAGAGGATCTTGGCCTTCATGTGAGCACGCGTCTGAGCGCCGATCCACACGAGGGTGGTGGCGACGAGCGTGATCGCGAAGGCCTTGGGGTGGAACAACGTCGTGTTCTTGAACACGGCGAGAAAGACGAAGAGCAGCAGGATCTGGGCCGTGTAGAGCATCAGCCCCATGGCCTGGAACAAGTGCGGCAGCGATTTCGCGGTGCGTTGCAGAACGACGAATCCGATGCCCATGAACAGCATCACCAGCAGAGTGGCGATGACAGCGCCAAGAGCCCCCTTGCCGCCGGCCACAACGGCGCTGATGACGGCGGCAAGAGCGCCGGCGGCAGCCGTGGGGACAGCACATTGCAGGAGGGATCGGACGTCATCTGACCGCATGGCGGGTTGCTCCGCGTGGTGGTGGGGGCACGGACTCGTACGGGACGAGCGTAAGCCCGGTCCGAGATGGATCCTCGGGCCGATGGGCCGTCGCACTACGGTCCTTCGGCTCTGTCGCCGGGTTTAGTGAACGGTATCACAAACTATTTGATGAGAGCTTTACCTGCGGAGTGTGCTGACTGTCACACATGAGAGCTAACCCGCCCGTGTGTGCACGACAAGCCGTGGTTGTGTGTGGTAAAGGCCGCCCATGTCGGACATGTGCTGCGGCCGTCAGCGCGTCGACTCCGCCTTACGCCGGTCGGGGAAGCGCGAACGGGGGCCTACCGCGGTCGCTCCGTTGACGCCCGAGACGCCGACCCTGACCGGCCTGGCCGGCTCCGGCTCGCGGCCCGAGGCATCCTGCGCGGCCGCCTCCGCGGCGCGCTCCGCGTGCCGGTAGCGCGGCGGGACCAGGCCCTCGGCCCACCGCGGGGCACGCGGGGTGAAGCGCGGCAGGAGCAGCAGGACCAGGCCCACCGCGCTCAGCGCGACGATGGCGAGCACGATCCACATCGAGGCGGAATGCACCGAATAGGCCACCGCGCCGAAGGCGATCAGCCCTGACCAGAAGTACATGATCAGCACCGCGCGGCTGTGCGAATGCCCGAGTTCCAGCAGCCGGTGGTGCAGGTGCCCGCGGTCGGCCGCGAACGGCGACTGGCCCTTCCACGTACGCCGCACGATGGCCAGGATCAGGTCCGCCATCGGGATGGCGATGATCGTCAGCGGCAGCAGAAGCGGAATGAAGACCGGGATCATCGCGTGCACCGCGTTGCGCTCACCGCCGGCGAACAGGGCCATGGTGTCCGGGTCCACCTGCCCGGTGATCGAAATCGCGGCGGCGGCCAGCACCAGGCCGATGAGCATCGATCCGGAATCGCCCATGAAGATCCGGGCCGGGTGCATGTTGTGCGGCAGGAAGCCGAGGCACATGCCCATCAGGATCGCCGCGAACAGCGTCGCGGGCGCGGCCGCCTCGATGCCGTACCCGAACCAGATCCGGTACGAGTAGAGGAAGAACGCGGCGGCGGCGATGCAGACCATGCCGGCGGCCAGGCCGTCGAGCCCGTCCACGAAGTTCACCGCGTTGATGGTGATCACCACGAGGGCCACCGTGAGCAGGTTGCCCTGCCACTGGGTCAGCGCGACCGTCCCGATGCCCGGGACGGGGATCCACAGGATGGTCAGACCCTGCATGACCATCACACCGGCGGCGATCATCTGCGCGCCGAGCTTGATCAGGGCGTCGATCTCGAACTTGTCGTCGAGCACGCCGATCAGCCAGATCAGGGCCGCTCCGGAGAGCAGCGCCCGCGGTTCGTTCGACAGCTCGAAGACGCCGTTGAGGTTGCGCAGGTGGTCCGCGACCAGCAGCCCCGCGCACAGTCCGCCGAACATGGCGATGCCGCCGAGCCGCGGAGTGGGCTCGCGGTGCACGTCGCGGGCGCGGATCTCCGGCATCGCACCGGCCGCGATCGCGAACTTCCGCACGGGCCCGGTGAGCAGGTAGGTCACCGCGACCGTGACGCAAAGCGTCAGCAGATATTCACGCACGGGCTGCCCCAGATGTATCGCCGGCCATCTCAGCCCCACACATTAGCTGCGATGTACCCCTCACCGAGGACGCGAGGGGGCGGTATCCCGGTTGCGGTACGCCCCGCTTGTCCGCCTTACACCCCGTACGGGGGAAATCCACGCGTCAGCTCGCTCACTTCCGCGCGGGTGTTCGCCGCTTCCGCGCGCAATGCGGCGGTGAACAGGGCGGCGATCCGGGCCATCTCCGGCTCCCGCATGCCCTGGGTGGTGACGGCGGCCGTGCCGAGCCGGATCCCGCGCTGGTCCCCGTACGGGAGGGCGCAGGTGTCCAGCACGATCCCGGCGGCGGCGAGCCGGCCGCGGGCGGTCGGGCCGTCGAGGCCGAGCGGCGCCGGGTCGGCGGTGATCAGATGGGTGTCGGTGCCGCCCGTCGTCACCGCGAACCCGTTGGCCGCGAGCGCTTCGGCCAGCACCCGGGCATTGGCCACCACCCGGTGGGCGTACGTGGTGAACGCGGGCGCAGCGGCCTCGCCGAAGGCCACCGCCTTGGCGGCGATGGTGTGCATCTGGGCGCCGCCCTGGGTGAAGGGGAACACCGCCCGGTCGATCCGCTCGGCGAACTCGGCGCCGCACAGGACCATCCCGCCGCGCGGGCCGCGCAGCACCTTGTGGGTCGTCGCGCAGACGACGTCGGCGTACGGGACGGGGCTGGGCGCGGCCCCGCCGGCGACGAGCCCGATGGGATGGGCGGCGTCCGCGATGAGGTAGGCCCCGACCTCGTCGGCGATCTCCCGGAACACCGAGTACTCCGGGTGCCGCGAGTAGGAGATCGACCCGCAGACGATCGCCTTGGGCCGGTGCGCCCGCGCCAGCTCCTGCACCTGCCGGTAGTCGATGAGGCCGCTCTCGGCGTCGACGCCGTACCCGACGAAGTCGAACCAGCGTCCGGAGAAGTTGGCCGGCGAACCGTGGGTGAGGTGCCCGCCGTACGGGAGGCCCATTGCCAGCACGGTGTCCCCGGGCCGCAGCAGCGCGGCGTACGCGGCCAGCACGGCGGAGGAACCGGAATGCGGCTGCACGTTGGCGTGCTCGACGCCGAACAGTGCGCGGGCCCGTTCGACGGCCAGTCCTTCGGCGAGGTCGGCGTACTCGCAGCCGCCGTGGTACCGATGGCCCGGATACCCCTCGGCGTACTTGTTGGCGAGCGCCGAGCCGAGCGCGGCGAGCACGGCGGGCGAGGTGAAGTTCTCGGCGGCGCTCAGCTGCAGGGTGGCGGCCTGGCGCTGCGCCTCTCCTGCGAGCACGTCGGCCATCTGCGGGTCCTGCTGCCGCAGCAGGTCCGTGGGCGGGGTGATGACGCTCATGGCGACTCCCAGTGGCCGGTCCCGGATAGGCCCACTCTAGGCCCGGGGCCCTGATCCCGCCCTGCGGACCTTCCGGCGCCGCCCGGCGAGATCCGGCCACGCCGGCGTTCGAGGCGCGGGTCCGGGCAGAGCCCGGCATGGGGAGAAGGGGCGGGGCGGACAGGAGGCTCGGCGCAGCGGCAGCCCTCAGCGGCGGGCCGTGACGCCCGTCAGGGCTGTGACCACCGGGTCCAGGGCCTGGTTGATCTCGTCGCCGATCGAGCGGAAGAAGGTGATCGGCGCCCCGTACGGGTCGTACACCTCGTCCGCGTCGGGCGACGGCGCCAGCAGCCAGCCGCGCAGCGCGGCCGCGGCCCGTACCAGCGCACGGGCCCGCTCCGCGACGCCGTCGTCCAGCGGCGGCAGCGTGGCCGGATCTATGGCCCGCACCAGCCGCGTGAACTCCTTCAGGGTGAACGTGCGCAGCCCCGCCGAGTGCCCCATCGAGATGACCTGCGCACGGTGGTCGCGCGTGGCGGTCAGCACGAGGTCGGCGCGTATGACGTGCTCGTCGAGCAGCTCCCGCCCGGTGAACCCGGAGGCGTCCGCGCCGAAGTCCGCGAGCACGGCCGCCGCGTTCGCCTCCATCGGGGCGCCCTCGTGGCCCCACGTCCCCGCGCTCTCCACGATCAGGTCGCTCGCCGGGATGCCCCCCAGCCGGTGCGCCAGCGCATGCCGGGTCAGCCGCTCGGTGATGGGCGAGCGGCACACGTTGCCGGTGCTGACGTGGAGGATGCGGAAGGTGTCCCCTCCGGCTGCCGCCGGGTGGGGGTCCCCCCAGCCGTGGCTGCCGCCGGGGGTGTGCCCGCTTGCTATGCCACGCCCCTGAGGGCTCACGGGGCCACCTCGAGGTCGGGTACGACCTCCCGCAGCTGCGCGGCGGTCAGCGCCCCCTCGCGCAGCAGGACGGGAACCTTGCCGGTGACGTCGACGATCGACGAGGGCTGCATCCCCGGCGTCGGACCGCCGTCCAGGTACACGGACACGGAGTCGCCCAGCATCTCGCGCGCCGCGTCGCAGTCCTCCGGCGCCGGGTGCCCGGTCAGGTTCGCCGAGGACACGGCCATCGGGCCGACCTCGGTGAGCAGCTCGATGGCGACGGGGTGCAGCGGCATGCGGACGGCCACGGTGCCGCGGGTCTCCCCCAGGTCCCAGGCGAGCGACGGCTGGTGCTTGGCGACCAGCGTCAGCGCGCCCGGCCAGAAGGCGTCGACGAGCTCCCAGGCCTGCTCGGAGAAGTCCGTGACGAGGCCGTGCAGGGTGTTCGGGGAGCCGATGAGCACGGGGGTCGGCATGTTGCGGCCGCGCCCCTTGGCGGCGAGCAGGTCGCCGACGGCCTCCGCGCTGAAGGCGTCCGCGCCGATCCCGTACAGGGTGTCGGTGGGCAGCACGACAAGCTCGCCGCGGCGCACGGCGGATGCGGCTTCACGCAGACCCGTCTTGCGGTCCGTCGCGTCGTTGCAGTCGTATCGCCGGGCCATCAGCGGGACTCCTCGTGCAGCAGGGGGGTGGAGGGGTGGGTCGCGCCCGTCACGGCAGGGCCTTGCGGGCGGTGGCGAAGCGGGGGCGGTTGTTCAGGTCGGGGTGGTCGGCGGCGTCGGCCCAGCCGCGCTCCTCCGCGAAGATCCACGGCACCTGGCCGCCCTGGGTGTCGGCGTGCTCGATGACGACGATGCCGCCGGGCCGCAGCAGCCGGTGCGCGGTGCGCTCGATGCCGCGGATGGTGTCGAGGCCGTCCTCTCCGGAGAAGAGGGCCATCTCCGGATCGTGGTCGCGGGCCTCGGGGGCCACGTACTCCCACTCGGTGAGCGGGATGTACGGCGGGTTGGAGATCACCAGGTCGACCTGCCCGTCCAGCTCGGGCAGCGCGCTCAGCGCGTCGCCCTGGTGGACGGTGACCCGGGAGCCCTCGGCGTTCTTGCGGGTCCACCGCAGGGCGTCCTCGGACAGCTCGACCGCGTGCACGCGCGAGCGCGGCACCTCCTGCGCCATGGCCAGTGCGATGGCGCCGGACCCGGTGCACAGGTCCACGATCATCGGCTCGACGACGTCCATCGCCCGGACGGCGTGTATGGCCCAGTCCACGACCGACTCGGTCTCGGGCCGGGGCACGAAGACCCCGGGCCCGACCTGGAGCTCCAGGTAGCGGAAGAAGGCGCGGCCGGTGATGTGCTGGAGCGGCTCGCGCGCCTCGCGGCGGGCGACGGCCTCCCAGTAGCGGGCGTCGAAGTCCGTGTCCTTGACGTGGTGCAGTTCCCCCCGCTTGACGCCGTGCACGAAGGCCGCGAGCTCCTCCGCGTCGAAGCGCGGTGAGGGCACGCCGGCGGCGGCCAGCCGCTGGGTGGCCTGGGCCACCTCGGCAAGCAGCAAGTTCACGCTGGTCCTCCGGGCTGCTGTCGTACGGGGGTGGAGCGGGTGCCGGTGTCGGCGAGGTCGAGCAGGTCAGGCGGGGGTCAGTGCGCGGACGCCAGCTTGGCGGCCGAGTCCGCGTCGACGCAGGCCTGGATCATCGAATCGAGGTCGCCGTCGAGCACCTGGTCCAAGTTGTACGCCTTGAACCCGGTCCGGTGGTCCGAGATCCGGTTTTCCGGGAAGTTGTACGTACGGATCTTCTCGGAGCGGTCCACCGAGCGCACCTGGCTGCGGCGCACGTCGGAGGCCTCCTGCTCGGCGGCCTCCTGGGCCGCGGCCAGCAGGCGCGACCGCAGGATGCGCATCGCCTGCTCCTTGTTCTGGAGCTGGCTCTTCTCGTTCTGGCAGGAGGCGACCACACCGGTCGGGATGTGCGTGATGCGCACGGCGGAGTCGGTGGTGTTGACGGACTGGCCGCCGGGGCCCGACGAGCGGTACACGTCGATGCGGAGGTCGTTCGGGTTGATCTCGACCTCGACCTCCTCGGCCTCCGGGGTGACGAGCACGCCGGCGGCGGAGGTGTGGATGCGGCCCTGCGACTCGGTGGCCGGAACACGCTGGACGCGGTGCACGCCGCCCTCGTACTTCATACGGGCCCAGACGCCCTGGCCGGGCTCGGTGGCACCGTTGCCGCCCTTGGTTCGGACGGAGACCTGGACGTCCTTGTAGCCGCCGAGCTCGGACTCGGTGGAGTCGATGATCTCGGTCTTCCAGCCCACCCGCTCGGCGTAGCGCAGGTACATGCGCAGCAGGTCGCCGGCGAACAGGGCGGACTCGTCGCCGCCCGCGCCCGCCTTGATCTCCAGGAGCACGTCCTTGTCGTCGCTGGGGTCGCGCGGGACGAGCAGCAGGCGGAGCTTCTCGGTGAGCTCCTCGCGCTGCGCGCTCAGTTCCTTCACCTCGGCAACGAAGTCCGGGTCGTCGGCCGCGAACTCCTTCGCCGTCTCGATGTCCTCGGCGGACTGCTTCCAGGCACGGAAGGTCGCGACGATCGGGGTCAGTTCCGCATAGCGCTTGTTGAGCTTGCGCGCGTTGGCCTGATCCGAGTGGACCGAAGGGTCGGCGAGCTTCTTCTCAAGGTCGGCGTGCTCGCCGACCAGTTCCTCGACCGCCTCGAACATCGGGGGCTCCTGGGGTGAAAAGTACGAAAAAGGGCTGCGGGACGACAAAGGCGCCGGTCCGGCTGCCCCCGTGTGGACAGGGTGCAGCCGGGGTCCGGCGCCGGGGGCTCGCTACTTCGAGCCGGCAGCCTTGCCGAAGCGGGCCTCGAAGCGGGCGACACGGCCACCGGTGTCGAGGATCTTCTGCTTGCCCGTGTAGAACGGGTGGCACTCGGAGCAGACCTCGGCACGGATGGTGCCCTCGGTCAGGGTGCTACGGGTGGTGAACGACGCGCCACAGGTGCAGCTGACCTGGGTCTCGACGTACTCGGGGTGAACATCGCGCTTCAAGGTGTCTCCTAGATTCGGGAGGGCGCCGGGTCGCAGGAGCCGAATTGCGCACTGCGTGAACCGGGGCCGACAGACCAGTCTGCCAGGACCGGGCTGCCTGTCAAAATTCTGAGGACGCCTCCCTCAACGGGGCGGGGGCGGCATCTATTCCGGGGTCGTGCAGAACGTCCCTGAGCAGGCTTTTCACGGCTGCTGGACGATCGCGCCGGCCGTTCCCTTGTCACCCATCGAGTTCGCGGTGGCCTCGGCGGGGACCGGCTGGTCGGCCAGGAGGGCGCTCCAGACCAGCTGGCACTCCTTGGCCAGCGGGGCGACCCGGTCGGCGTCGCGGGCGTCCGGACCCACGGGCAGCGTGATCATCTTCATGTCCTGGGCGTCGATGCCCTGGAGGCTCTGGGCGAAGCCCATGAGGGACTTCACGTCGCCGAGCGACTTGTCGGTGGTGAGCGCCTTGGTGCCGGTGTCGGCGAGGTCGAGCAGGCGCTTCGGGTTGTCGAAGATGCCGATGCCCCTGACCTGCTTGATCAGGGCCTTCATGAACGCCTGCTGGAGTTGTATTCGGCCCAGGTCGCTGCCGTCGCCGACGCTCTTGCGGGTCCGTACGAGGCCCAGGGCCTGCTCGCCGTTCAGCTTGTTGGGGCCGGCCGGGAGGTCGAGGTGGCTCGAGCCGTCCTTGATGGGCTTGGTGGTGGTGAGCTGGACGCCGCCGAGGTTGTCGATGATCTTCTTGAAGCCGGTGAAGTCGACCTCGATGTAGTGGTCCATGCGGATCCCCGACATCTTCTCGACGGTCTTGACCGCGCAGGCGGCCCCGCCGATGGTGAACGACTCGTTGAACTGCGAGCGCGAGCTGCCGCGGTCGGTCTTGCCGTTGCCCAGCGTGCACGGCGGCCGGTTGACCATGGTGTCGCGCGGGATCGAGACGACGGTGGCCTGCTTGTGGCCCTCGTTCAGGTGGACGATCATCGCCGTGTCGGAGCGGGCCGAGCCGCCGTCGTCCTGGCCGTACTCGGAATTCGCGCCGCCGCGGGAGTCGGAGCCGAGGACGAGGATGTCCATCGAGCCGTTGTCCACGTTCTGCGGGCGGTCGGTGCCGAGCGCCTGGTCGATGTCGACCGTCTTCAGGTTCCCGTTCAGGTGGAAGTAGAACCAGCCGAGACCCGCCCCGCCCAGGAGGACCACGCCGGCGGCGCTCCACGCGGCGATGACGAGGGCCTTGCGCCGCTTCGAGGGTTTCCGTCGGCGTCGGCCCGCGGCGCGCCGGCCGCTGCCCCTGCTGTCCTCGCTCATGCTCTCCTCAGTCCTCAATGCGTTCCCGGCCGTGTGTCCGGCCCAGGGGTTTGCCCGCACTGCCCTCTGACACAGACGGCCGAACGCGGTCCAGGGTTCCACGGCCGGCGCGGGCCCCGTGCCAGGTGCACCGCGGTGGCCGGGGCGGGAGCAGCGCGCCGCCGCGCCGCGCCCACCTGCGGTTTCCCGGGGGGACGCACGGCGCGGCTGCGAGGTTCACGAAAACCGCGAGTGTGGCGAAGCTCGCACCTGAGGAAAACGCGAGAAAATGCCCGAAAACCGCTGAAAACACGGGACCGCCCCCACCGCGTGTGCGGTGGGGGCGGTCTCGGTGATGCGGTGCGGCGACGGTCAGTCGTCGTTCTTGCCGGACGGGGTCGTCTTGGCGATCTGCATCAGGAACTCGGCGTTCGACTTCGTCTGCTTCATCTTGTCGAGCAGGAGCTCGATGGCCTGCTGCGAGTCGAGCGCGTGCAGCACCCGGCGCAGCTTCCAGACGATGGCGAGCTCCTCGCTGTTGAGGAGGATCTCCTCCTTGCGGGTGCCCGACGGGTCGACGTCGACGGCCGGGAAGATGCGCTTGTCGGCGAGCTTCCGGTCGAGCTTGAGCTCCATGTTGCCGGTGCCCTTGAACTCCTCGAAGATCACCTCGTCCATGCGCGAGCCGGTGTCGACCAGCGCGGTGGCCAGGATGGTCAGCGAGCCGCCGTCCTCGATGTTGCGCGCGGCACCGAAGAAGCGCTTCGGCGG
This genomic interval carries:
- a CDS encoding F0F1 ATP synthase subunit B gives rise to the protein MNLLVLAAETENPLVPPIPELVIGLIAFVIVFGFLAKKLLPNINKVLDERREQIEGGIEKAEAAQTEAQSVLEQYKAQLAEARHEAARLRQEALEQGTALKEELRAEGQRQREEIIAAGHAQIAADRKAASQALRQDVGKLATDLAGKLVGESLEDHARQSRTIDRFLSELEEKAEAAR
- a CDS encoding ATP synthase subunit C yields the protein MSQILAAAEGVTGSLSSVGYGLAAIGPGVGVGIIFGNGTQALARQPEAAGLIRANQILGFAFCEALALIGLVMPFVYS
- a CDS encoding L-threonylcarbamoyladenylate synthase, producing the protein MARRYDCNDATDRKTGLREAASAVRRGELVVLPTDTLYGIGADAFSAEAVGDLLAAKGRGRNMPTPVLIGSPNTLHGLVTDFSEQAWELVDAFWPGALTLVAKHQPSLAWDLGETRGTVAVRMPLHPVAIELLTEVGPMAVSSANLTGHPAPEDCDAAREMLGDSVSVYLDGGPTPGMQPSSIVDVTGKVPVLLREGALTAAQLREVVPDLEVAP
- the glyA gene encoding serine hydroxymethyltransferase, coding for MSVITPPTDLLRQQDPQMADVLAGEAQRQAATLQLSAAENFTSPAVLAALGSALANKYAEGYPGHRYHGGCEYADLAEGLAVERARALFGVEHANVQPHSGSSAVLAAYAALLRPGDTVLAMGLPYGGHLTHGSPANFSGRWFDFVGYGVDAESGLIDYRQVQELARAHRPKAIVCGSISYSRHPEYSVFREIADEVGAYLIADAAHPIGLVAGGAAPSPVPYADVVCATTHKVLRGPRGGMVLCGAEFAERIDRAVFPFTQGGAQMHTIAAKAVAFGEAAAPAFTTYAHRVVANARVLAEALAANGFAVTTGGTDTHLITADPAPLGLDGPTARGRLAAAGIVLDTCALPYGDQRGIRLGTAAVTTQGMREPEMARIAALFTAALRAEAANTRAEVSELTRGFPPYGV
- a CDS encoding protein-tyrosine-phosphatase, which translates into the protein MSPQGRGIASGHTPGGSHGWGDPHPAAAGGDTFRILHVSTGNVCRSPITERLTRHALAHRLGGIPASDLIVESAGTWGHEGAPMEANAAAVLADFGADASGFTGRELLDEHVIRADLVLTATRDHRAQVISMGHSAGLRTFTLKEFTRLVRAIDPATLPPLDDGVAERARALVRAAAALRGWLLAPSPDADEVYDPYGAPITFFRSIGDEINQALDPVVTALTGVTARR
- the atpB gene encoding F0F1 ATP synthase subunit A, whose product is MSADLTQVLAFETDCHIFDGCGFPGPGLHSFLFEPLWGEAGTTSAYFNKPMLLALLGSVIIVAFFWAAFRKPKVVPGKLQMVAEAGYDFVRRGIVYETLGKKEGEKYVPFMVSLFFFVWVLNVWSIVPVAQFPVTAIIAYPAALAAIVYFIWMSVTFKRHGFVGGLKNLTGYDKSLGGVLPLVMVIEFFSNVLVRPFTHAVRLFANMFAGHTLLLLFTIASWYLLNGIGIAYAGVSFIMVIVMTAFELFIQAVQAYVFVLLACSFIQGALAEHH
- a CDS encoding MraY family glycosyltransferase, encoding MGQPVREYLLTLCVTVAVTYLLTGPVRKFAIAAGAMPEIRARDVHREPTPRLGGIAMFGGLCAGLLVADHLRNLNGVFELSNEPRALLSGAALIWLIGVLDDKFEIDALIKLGAQMIAAGVMVMQGLTILWIPVPGIGTVALTQWQGNLLTVALVVITINAVNFVDGLDGLAAGMVCIAAAAFFLYSYRIWFGYGIEAAAPATLFAAILMGMCLGFLPHNMHPARIFMGDSGSMLIGLVLAAAAISITGQVDPDTMALFAGGERNAVHAMIPVFIPLLLPLTIIAIPMADLILAIVRRTWKGQSPFAADRGHLHHRLLELGHSHSRAVLIMYFWSGLIAFGAVAYSVHSASMWIVLAIVALSAVGLVLLLLPRFTPRAPRWAEGLVPPRYRHAERAAEAAAQDASGREPEPARPVRVGVSGVNGATAVGPRSRFPDRRKAESTR
- a CDS encoding F0F1 ATP synthase subunit delta, giving the protein MNGASREALASARERLDALTDNTSVDAAKLAGELAAVTALLDREVSLRRVITDPAQSGEAKAELVGRLLSGQVGGEALDLVSGMARSRWSQSRDLVDSLEELAATADLTAAQQAGALDNVEDELFRFGRIVASNTELRAALTDRAATAAAKSTLLGSLLGGKANAVTERLVTRLVTHPRGRSLEAGLESLSKLAAERRDRMVATVTTAVPLSDVQKQRLGAVLAKLYGRQMHLNLDVDPAVLGGITVRVGDEVIDGSIADRLAEASRRMAG
- the prmC gene encoding peptide chain release factor N(5)-glutamine methyltransferase gives rise to the protein MNLLLAEVAQATQRLAAAGVPSPRFDAEELAAFVHGVKRGELHHVKDTDFDARYWEAVARREAREPLQHITGRAFFRYLELQVGPGVFVPRPETESVVDWAIHAVRAMDVVEPMIVDLCTGSGAIALAMAQEVPRSRVHAVELSEDALRWTRKNAEGSRVTVHQGDALSALPELDGQVDLVISNPPYIPLTEWEYVAPEARDHDPEMALFSGEDGLDTIRGIERTAHRLLRPGGIVVIEHADTQGGQVPWIFAEERGWADAADHPDLNNRPRFATARKALP